A single window of Triplophysa rosa linkage group LG2, Trosa_1v2, whole genome shotgun sequence DNA harbors:
- the gjd1a gene encoding gap junction protein delta 1a, whose protein sequence is MGEWTILERLLEAAVQQHSTMIGRILLTVVVIFRILIVGIVGEKVYEDEQIMFICNTLQPGCNQACYDKAFPISHIRYWVFQIILVCTPSLCFITYSVHQSAKYKDRTYTYLHGPYIDHGHGHGHGPSRKLRNINGILVHPESKDEHECMDLKDIPNIPQGVTYSKTNKMRQQEGISRFYVIQVVFRNVLEIGFLAGQYFLYGFNVPAMFECDRYPCVKEVECYVSRPTEKTVFLVFMFAVSGICVVLNLAELNHLGWRKIKAAIRGVQARRKSICEIRKKDVSHLSSVPNLGRTQSSESAYV, encoded by the exons ATGGGCGAGTGGACTATATTGGAGAGGTTGCTGGAGGCTGCGGTGCAGCAGCACTCTACTATGATCGGCAG GATCCTGCTGACAGTGGTGGTGATATTTCGGATCCTCATTGTAGGAATAGTGGGAGAGAAGGTGTATGAAGATGAACAGATAATGTTTATCTGTAACACGTTGCAGCCGGGTTGCAACCAGGCCTGCTACGATAAAGCCTTCCCCATCTCCCATATCCGTTACTGGGTTTTCCAGATCATCTTGGTGTGCACCCCAAGCCTCTGTTTTATCACTTACTCTGTGCACCAGTCTGCCAAGTACAAAGATCGCACCTATACCTATCTGCACGGCCCTTACATCGATCACGGACACGGACACGGACACGGGCCGAGCCGCAAGCTCCGAAACATCAATGGCATCCTAGTGCACCCGGAAAGCAAAGATGAGCATGAATGTATGGATTTGAAAGATATTCCCAATATTCCACAGGGGGTCACGTACTCCAAAACTAACAAGATGCGTCAACAGGAGGGCATTTCCCGTTTCTACGTCATACAGGTGGTGTTCCGTAACGTTTTGGAAATTGGATTTCTTGCTGGTCAGTACTTCTTGTACGGATTCAATGTTCCCGCCATGTTCGAGTGCGACCGTTACCCCTGCGTGAAGGAGGTAGAATGCTACGTTTCACGTCCCACAGAGAAGACAGTTTTCCTCGTGTTCATGTTTGCGGTTAGCGGGATCTGCGTGGTGCTAAATTTGGCCGAGCTTAACCACCTGGGTTGGCGGAAGATTAAGGCAGCGATCCGTGGGGTCCAGGCTCGGAGAAAGTCCATTTGCGAGATCCGGAAAAAGGATGTGTCCCACCTATCCTCTGTGCCCAACTTGGGCCGCACCCAATCTAGTGAATCTGCCTATGTCTGA